The following proteins are co-located in the Microbacterium immunditiarum genome:
- a CDS encoding ATP-binding protein yields MAERPTAIRTPDQRIRVFVSSTLRELEPERRAVRAAVEQLRLAPVMFELGARPHPPRELYRSYLAQSDIFIGIYGEKYGWVAPGEVVSGLEDEYLLSGPLPRLLYVKTPAPEREERLAQLLDRIRDDDRTSYKSFTTPDELAALVQADLATLLAERFEESQRGAEGPSADRVPDVPAPYTAIVGRERERRELADLLARDDVRIVTIVGPGGIGKSRLAIEVAIDAMKAGRDVSFAMLESINTPDRVILAIARALGVTGAAGEGPLEDKVVRAIGERDVLLVVDNMEHVIDAATLLVRIVTECPRAQLFVTSRSPLRVRAERVYELGALGLPEEGAETDAAAHAPAVELFVARAAAVRTGFELTHENEAAVVAICRALDGVPLAIELAAARVRSLSPTDILARLEDAFALLVSGARDLPQRQRALRDTIEWSVELLSPEAREALATLSVFAGRFALASVESVLAAIGIDDPLAQLEALVDASLVSRTDSQDPPTFRLLSLVRAYASTIFDPAGRERATLAWIAHYRAAAREASAALRGRDQLEWLAHLDREAENYAAVARTLIDRRELDRAAEYMWSLYLYLWIGGYLGLVEDWATEMLELIDTADAPASVRTRAIALYYRNAVLFWQDPSFDTGPGMRECRALFREAGDRFGAALAGISLGLALLARRGSPDFEAAAEALRASHAEFGAAEDTWGEAMADVMLARIDMLTGNPAGALAHTEESLTLAERQGERLGIVIALNHRGWTKLLAGDVEAARDDFSRSLDLSLALGHDESITYGLEAFAGVRAVEGDALGAGRLVGAAQTLRRRKGFLNPGAFEFYMIPFTALREAGRGDEIDRGIAEGVILSVADALELIRD; encoded by the coding sequence ATGGCGGAACGGCCGACGGCGATCCGCACGCCCGACCAGCGCATCCGCGTGTTCGTGAGCTCCACGCTGAGGGAGCTCGAACCCGAGCGCCGCGCCGTGCGTGCGGCCGTGGAGCAGCTGCGCCTCGCGCCCGTCATGTTCGAACTCGGGGCGCGGCCGCATCCGCCGCGCGAGCTGTACCGCTCGTACCTCGCGCAGAGCGACATCTTCATCGGCATCTATGGCGAGAAGTACGGTTGGGTCGCGCCGGGTGAAGTCGTGTCGGGGCTCGAGGACGAGTACCTGCTGTCGGGGCCGCTCCCCCGCCTCCTGTACGTCAAGACGCCGGCGCCCGAGCGCGAGGAGCGGCTCGCTCAGCTGCTCGACCGCATCCGCGACGACGACCGCACGTCGTACAAGTCCTTCACGACCCCCGATGAGCTCGCGGCGCTCGTGCAGGCGGACCTCGCGACGCTGCTCGCCGAGCGCTTCGAGGAGTCGCAGCGCGGCGCCGAGGGGCCATCGGCGGACCGTGTGCCGGACGTGCCCGCCCCCTACACCGCGATCGTGGGGCGCGAACGGGAGCGGCGCGAGCTCGCCGACCTTCTCGCGCGCGACGACGTGCGCATCGTCACGATCGTGGGACCGGGCGGAATCGGCAAGTCGCGACTCGCGATCGAGGTCGCCATCGACGCGATGAAGGCCGGACGCGACGTCTCGTTCGCGATGCTCGAGTCGATCAACACCCCCGACCGCGTCATCCTCGCGATCGCGAGGGCCCTGGGCGTGACAGGGGCCGCGGGCGAAGGGCCCCTCGAAGACAAGGTCGTGCGTGCGATCGGCGAGCGTGACGTGCTGCTCGTCGTCGACAACATGGAACACGTGATCGATGCGGCGACCCTGCTCGTGCGGATCGTCACCGAGTGCCCGCGCGCTCAGCTGTTCGTCACGAGCCGCTCGCCGCTGCGCGTGCGCGCCGAGCGGGTGTACGAGCTGGGCGCGCTCGGGCTGCCCGAGGAGGGTGCCGAGACGGATGCCGCGGCCCACGCGCCGGCCGTGGAGCTGTTCGTCGCGCGCGCGGCCGCCGTGCGGACCGGGTTCGAGCTCACACACGAGAACGAGGCCGCGGTGGTCGCGATCTGCCGCGCCCTCGACGGCGTGCCCCTCGCGATCGAGCTCGCCGCCGCGCGCGTGCGGTCGCTGTCGCCGACCGACATCCTCGCACGCCTCGAGGACGCGTTCGCGCTGCTCGTAAGCGGCGCGCGGGACCTGCCGCAGCGCCAGCGCGCCCTCCGCGACACGATCGAATGGAGCGTCGAGCTGCTGTCGCCCGAAGCGCGCGAGGCGCTCGCGACGCTCTCGGTCTTCGCGGGCAGGTTCGCTCTCGCGAGCGTCGAGTCCGTGCTCGCTGCGATCGGCATCGACGATCCCCTCGCGCAACTGGAGGCGCTCGTCGACGCGAGTCTCGTCAGCCGCACCGACAGCCAGGATCCGCCGACGTTCCGCCTGCTGTCGCTCGTGCGGGCGTACGCCTCGACGATCTTCGATCCCGCCGGACGGGAACGCGCGACACTCGCGTGGATCGCCCACTACCGCGCGGCAGCGCGCGAGGCATCCGCCGCCCTTCGCGGCCGCGACCAGCTCGAGTGGCTCGCCCACCTCGACCGCGAGGCTGAGAACTACGCCGCCGTCGCGCGCACGCTCATCGACCGGCGCGAGCTCGACCGCGCGGCCGAGTACATGTGGTCGCTGTACCTGTACCTGTGGATCGGCGGCTACCTCGGCCTCGTCGAGGACTGGGCGACCGAGATGCTCGAGCTGATCGACACCGCGGATGCCCCGGCATCCGTCCGCACGCGAGCGATCGCGCTCTACTACCGCAACGCGGTGCTGTTCTGGCAGGACCCGTCGTTCGACACCGGCCCGGGCATGCGCGAATGCCGGGCGCTGTTCCGTGAGGCGGGCGACCGGTTCGGCGCCGCGCTCGCCGGCATCTCGCTCGGCCTCGCGCTGCTCGCCCGCCGTGGAAGCCCCGACTTCGAGGCGGCCGCCGAGGCGCTGCGCGCGAGTCACGCCGAGTTCGGCGCGGCGGAGGACACGTGGGGCGAGGCGATGGCCGACGTCATGCTCGCGCGCATCGACATGCTGACGGGGAACCCGGCGGGGGCGCTCGCCCACACCGAGGAGAGCCTGACGCTCGCGGAGCGCCAGGGAGAGCGTCTCGGAATCGTCATCGCCCTCAACCACCGCGGGTGGACGAAGCTGCTCGCGGGCGACGTCGAGGCGGCTCGCGACGACTTCTCGCGGAGCCTCGATCTATCTCTCGCGCTCGGCCACGACGAGAGCATCACGTACGGGCTCGAGGCGTTCGCCGGCGTCCGGGCGGTCGAGGGCGATGCGCTCGGAGCCGGGCGGCTCGTCGGAGCGGCGCAGACGCTCCGCCGCCGCAAGGGATTCCTCAACCCCGGGGCGTTCGAGTTCTACATGATCCCGTTCACCGCGCTGCGCGAGGCGGGGCGCGGCGACGAGATCGATCGCGGGATCGCGGAGGGCGTCATTCTGAGTGTGGCGGACGCGCTGGAGCTGATCCGTGATTGA
- the glmM gene encoding phosphoglucosamine mutase — MPLFGTDGVRGLANGPLTADLALSLAQATAVVLGQGRTAEARRAAGRRITAVVARDPRVSGEFLSAAVEAGLASSGVDVLDAGVLPTPAAAFLVADRDADFGVMISASHNPAPDNGIKIFARGGVKLPDVVEQRIESAMAGPKLQPTGGEVGRIRRYSDAEDRYLLHLLGSLPHRLDGIHVVLDCAHGAAAGVSPDAFRDAGARVTVIGAEPDGMNINDGVGSTHLDSLAAAVVEHGADVGIAHDGDADRCLAVDADGVVVDGDRIMAILAIAMKERGTLKDDTLVATVMSNLGLHRAMTEHGIRVEQTAVGDRYVLERMNEGGFSLGGEQSGHVIMSDFATTGDGLLTGLHLLAEMAYRGKTLAELASVMTVYPQVLLNVKGVDRSRVATDEGVQDAVARATAQLGLSGRVLLRPSGTEPVVRVMVEAASQDDARRHADRLAAIVRERLAL, encoded by the coding sequence ATGCCGCTCTTCGGAACGGATGGGGTGAGGGGACTCGCCAACGGCCCCCTCACCGCCGATCTCGCGCTCTCCCTGGCCCAGGCGACCGCCGTCGTCCTGGGCCAGGGCCGTACCGCCGAAGCCCGCCGCGCAGCGGGCCGGCGGATCACCGCCGTCGTCGCACGCGATCCGCGTGTGTCCGGCGAGTTCCTGTCTGCCGCTGTGGAGGCGGGGCTCGCGTCGTCCGGCGTCGACGTGCTCGACGCGGGTGTCCTCCCGACGCCCGCGGCGGCGTTCCTCGTCGCCGACCGTGACGCCGACTTCGGCGTCATGATCTCGGCGTCGCACAACCCGGCGCCCGACAACGGCATCAAGATCTTCGCGCGCGGCGGCGTCAAGCTGCCCGACGTCGTCGAGCAGCGCATCGAGTCCGCGATGGCCGGCCCGAAGCTGCAGCCGACGGGCGGCGAGGTCGGCCGCATCCGCCGTTACTCCGACGCTGAAGACCGCTACCTGCTGCACCTGCTCGGGTCGTTGCCGCATCGGCTCGACGGCATCCACGTCGTGCTCGACTGCGCGCACGGCGCGGCCGCCGGTGTGTCTCCCGACGCGTTCCGCGATGCGGGCGCGCGCGTGACCGTCATCGGGGCCGAGCCGGACGGCATGAACATCAACGACGGCGTCGGCTCGACCCATCTCGACTCGCTCGCGGCCGCGGTCGTCGAGCACGGCGCCGACGTCGGCATCGCGCACGACGGCGACGCCGACCGCTGCCTCGCAGTCGACGCGGACGGCGTCGTCGTCGACGGCGACCGCATCATGGCGATCCTCGCGATCGCGATGAAGGAGCGCGGCACGCTCAAGGACGACACGCTCGTCGCGACCGTCATGAGCAATCTGGGCCTTCACCGCGCGATGACCGAGCACGGCATCCGCGTCGAGCAGACGGCGGTCGGCGACCGGTACGTCCTCGAGCGCATGAACGAGGGCGGCTTCTCGCTCGGCGGCGAGCAGTCCGGCCACGTGATCATGAGCGACTTCGCGACGACAGGCGACGGGCTGCTCACGGGCCTGCACCTGCTCGCCGAGATGGCGTATCGCGGCAAGACGCTCGCCGAGCTCGCCTCGGTGATGACGGTCTATCCGCAGGTGCTGCTCAACGTCAAGGGCGTCGATCGCTCACGCGTCGCCACCGACGAGGGCGTGCAGGACGCCGTCGCCCGGGCCACGGCGCAGCTCGGCCTGTCGGGTCGCGTGCTGCTGCGCCCGTCGGGCACCGAGCCGGTCGTGCGCGTCATGGTCGAGGCCGCGTCGCAGGACGACGCCCGTCGTCACGCGGATCGTCTCGCGGCGATCGTGCGGGAGCGGCTGGCCCTCTAG
- the alr gene encoding alanine racemase, translated as MTRFPAGVLREARIDVGAIADNVRHLRRLTESEIIAVVKADGYGHGAVRSAVAALEGGASRLGVADIGEGLALRRAGVDAPIVAWLHAPGATFDEAAAAGIELGVSSLDQLQKAAAAASADRPVAVHLKLETGLGRNGVPPQDYGVVFAEAARLERIGRIRVLALFSHFSNASADDDRAALRRFLDAVGAAASVGLAPPLRHIAATNAAIDLPESRLGCVRIGIGLYGLSPFDDRDSADLGLRPAMTLRAPVAAVRRVPAGQGVSYGYEHRTGSETTLVLVPLGYADGVPRQASGAGPVTIGGARFRVAGRVAMDQFVVDVGDHPVSVGDEVVLFGDPTLGVPSADEWGRAAGTINYEIVTRIGPRVPRRQVSG; from the coding sequence GTGACGCGCTTCCCGGCCGGCGTGCTGCGCGAGGCACGCATCGACGTCGGCGCGATCGCCGACAACGTGCGGCACCTGCGGCGGCTCACCGAGTCCGAGATCATCGCCGTGGTGAAGGCCGACGGCTACGGCCACGGCGCGGTGCGCTCCGCCGTCGCGGCGCTCGAGGGCGGTGCGTCGCGGCTCGGCGTCGCCGACATCGGCGAGGGTCTCGCGCTGCGGCGCGCGGGCGTCGACGCGCCGATCGTCGCGTGGCTGCACGCGCCGGGGGCCACGTTCGACGAAGCCGCCGCCGCGGGGATCGAGCTCGGCGTGTCGAGCCTCGACCAGCTGCAGAAGGCGGCGGCCGCGGCATCCGCCGATCGTCCCGTCGCCGTCCACCTGAAGCTCGAGACCGGGCTCGGGCGCAACGGCGTCCCACCCCAGGACTACGGGGTCGTGTTCGCCGAGGCGGCGCGGCTCGAGCGCATCGGCCGCATCCGCGTTCTCGCGCTGTTCAGTCACTTCTCGAACGCCTCCGCCGACGACGACCGGGCCGCGCTGCGGCGGTTCCTCGACGCGGTGGGCGCCGCGGCATCCGTCGGCCTCGCGCCGCCCCTGCGGCACATCGCGGCGACCAACGCGGCGATCGACCTGCCCGAATCCCGGCTCGGATGCGTGCGCATCGGCATCGGCCTCTATGGGCTCTCGCCGTTCGACGACCGCGACTCGGCCGACCTCGGGCTGCGGCCCGCCATGACGCTGCGCGCACCGGTCGCGGCGGTGCGCCGCGTGCCCGCGGGGCAAGGTGTGTCGTACGGCTACGAGCACCGCACGGGCAGCGAGACGACGCTCGTACTCGTGCCGCTGGGGTACGCGGACGGCGTTCCGCGGCAGGCGTCGGGCGCCGGGCCGGTCACGATCGGCGGAGCGCGGTTCCGCGTCGCCGGCCGCGTCGCGATGGACCAGTTCGTCGTCGACGTCGGCGACCACCCCGTGTCGGTGGGTGACGAAGTCGTCCTGTTCGGCGACCCCACGCTCGGCGTGCCGTCGGCCGACGAGTGGGGGCGCGCCGCCGGCACGATCAACTACGAGATCGTCACGCGCATCGGCCCGCGGGTGCCGCGCCGGCAGGTGTCGGGATGA
- the tsaE gene encoding tRNA (adenosine(37)-N6)-threonylcarbamoyltransferase complex ATPase subunit type 1 TsaE, translating to MSGLDELVGRREITSPEDMQALGEQMGRMLRPGDLVVLTGALGAGKTTLTRGIAAGLGVRGPVQSPTFVIARTHPSLVDGPPLVHVDAYRLGSAMELDDLDLDLDNSVVVVEWGRGLVDVLERDVWWEVELESEWGGTGVDNACGTSGPAAAELDANAPRIVTVSRRTASPGR from the coding sequence ATGAGCGGCCTCGACGAGCTGGTCGGGCGGCGCGAGATCACGTCGCCGGAGGACATGCAGGCTCTCGGTGAGCAGATGGGGCGGATGCTGCGCCCCGGCGACCTCGTCGTGCTCACCGGTGCCCTCGGTGCGGGCAAGACGACGCTCACGCGGGGGATCGCGGCAGGCCTCGGCGTGCGGGGTCCCGTGCAGAGTCCCACATTCGTCATCGCGCGCACGCACCCGTCACTCGTGGACGGACCTCCGCTCGTGCACGTCGACGCCTATCGGCTCGGGTCGGCGATGGAGCTCGACGACCTCGACCTCGACCTGGACAACTCGGTCGTCGTCGTGGAGTGGGGGCGGGGGCTGGTCGACGTGCTCGAGCGCGACGTGTGGTGGGAGGTCGAGCTCGAGTCTGAGTGGGGCGGAACCGGCGTGGACAACGCGTGCGGAACGAGCGGTCCCGCGGCGGCGGAGCTCGACGCGAACGCGCCGCGTATCGTGACGGTGTCGCGGCGGACGGCGTCTCCCGGTCGCTGA
- the coaA gene encoding type I pantothenate kinase, translated as MSTDEAIDTTTAHSRYREIGRAEWARLAADMAQPLSETEVVQLRGLGDRLDLTEVREVYLPLSRLLSLYAENTKRLGVETSGFLREDDTTTPFVVGVAGSVAVGKSTIARLLRELMSRWKGTPRVELVTTDGFLYPNVELERRGLMDRKGFPESYDRRALVRFLTDVKSGAPEARAPFYSHMKYDIVPDAYVTVRRPDVVIVEGLNVLQPPPTPNDVAVSDLFDFSIYVDAEAEHIAQWYVDRFMALKTGAFSNPNSFFNVFSHLTDEEAVETALGYWNSINLPNLEENVLPTRHRATLVLQKAADHTVERVLLRKL; from the coding sequence ATGTCCACCGACGAAGCGATCGACACGACGACAGCGCACTCGCGGTACCGCGAGATCGGCCGCGCGGAGTGGGCGCGCCTCGCGGCCGACATGGCGCAGCCGCTGAGTGAGACCGAGGTCGTGCAGCTGCGGGGCCTCGGCGACCGGCTTGATCTCACCGAGGTGCGCGAGGTGTACCTGCCGCTGTCCCGACTGCTGTCGCTGTACGCCGAGAACACGAAGCGACTCGGGGTCGAGACGTCGGGGTTCCTGCGCGAAGACGACACGACGACCCCGTTCGTGGTCGGCGTGGCCGGGTCGGTCGCGGTCGGCAAGTCGACGATCGCGCGCCTGCTGCGCGAGCTCATGAGCCGGTGGAAGGGAACGCCCCGGGTCGAGCTCGTCACGACCGACGGCTTCCTGTACCCGAACGTCGAGCTCGAGCGGCGCGGGCTCATGGACCGCAAGGGCTTCCCCGAGTCGTACGACCGCCGCGCGCTCGTGCGGTTCCTCACCGACGTCAAGAGCGGGGCGCCCGAGGCCCGCGCACCCTTCTACTCGCACATGAAGTACGACATCGTCCCCGACGCATACGTCACGGTGCGCCGGCCCGACGTGGTCATCGTCGAGGGCCTCAACGTGCTGCAGCCGCCGCCCACGCCGAACGACGTCGCGGTGAGCGACCTGTTCGACTTCTCGATCTACGTCGACGCCGAGGCCGAGCACATCGCGCAGTGGTACGTCGACCGCTTCATGGCGCTGAAGACCGGCGCGTTCTCGAACCCGAACTCGTTCTTCAACGTCTTCTCGCACCTCACCGACGAGGAGGCGGTCGAGACAGCGCTCGGGTACTGGAACTCGATCAACCTCCCCAACCTCGAGGAGAACGTGCTGCCGACGCGCCACCGCGCGACGCTCGTGCTGCAGAAGGCGGCGGACCACACGGTCGAGCGCGTGCTGCTGCGCAAGCTCTGA
- a CDS encoding Ppx/GppA phosphatase family protein, with the protein MRLGVLDIGSNTVHLLVADVRPGGRPLATTSERSVLRLMRFLQPDGSISDEGVQALVAATTEARKVAASENVDELLATATSAVREATNGAEVIARIEEALGQPLQVLGGETEARFTFLAVRRWFGWAAGQILLFDIGGGSLELAAGADELPDAAASVPLGAGRMTVQFLPDDPPGEEAVERLRAHATATLAPVAETFRELPRPQHVVGSSKAIRSLAKLVGYSVSGWSGIDRWRLPREALGSWIPRLARIPAAARQELPGITPDRTFQIVAAAVVLHTAMSALDVSELDVSPWALREGVLLRYIESMSWSPAGS; encoded by the coding sequence GTGCGCCTCGGGGTCCTCGACATCGGCTCGAACACCGTCCACCTGCTGGTCGCGGACGTCCGGCCGGGAGGCCGCCCGCTTGCGACGACCAGCGAGCGATCCGTGCTGCGGCTCATGCGCTTTCTGCAGCCCGACGGCTCGATCTCGGACGAGGGCGTCCAGGCACTCGTCGCGGCCACGACCGAGGCGCGGAAGGTCGCGGCATCCGAGAACGTCGACGAGCTCCTCGCGACCGCGACGTCCGCTGTGCGCGAGGCGACCAACGGCGCCGAGGTCATCGCGCGCATCGAGGAGGCACTCGGCCAGCCCCTGCAGGTGCTCGGCGGCGAGACCGAGGCGCGCTTCACCTTCCTCGCCGTGCGGCGCTGGTTCGGGTGGGCCGCGGGCCAGATCCTGCTGTTCGACATCGGCGGCGGATCGCTCGAGCTCGCAGCGGGTGCCGATGAGCTGCCGGATGCCGCGGCATCCGTCCCCCTCGGCGCGGGGCGCATGACGGTCCAGTTCCTCCCCGACGACCCGCCGGGCGAAGAGGCCGTCGAGCGGCTCCGCGCGCACGCGACGGCGACGCTCGCACCGGTCGCCGAGACGTTCCGCGAACTCCCCCGCCCGCAGCACGTCGTCGGGTCCTCGAAGGCGATCCGCTCGCTCGCGAAGCTCGTCGGATACTCCGTGAGCGGCTGGTCGGGGATCGACCGGTGGCGGCTGCCGCGCGAGGCCCTCGGGTCGTGGATCCCGCGCCTCGCGCGCATCCCGGCGGCGGCGCGGCAGGAGCTTCCGGGCATCACGCCCGATCGCACGTTCCAGATCGTCGCGGCGGCCGTCGTGCTGCACACAGCGATGTCGGCCCTCGACGTGAGCGAGCTCGACGTCTCGCCGTGGGCGCTGCGCGAGGGCGTGCTGCTGCGCTACATCGAGTCGATGTCGTGGAGCCCGGCCGGCTCCTGA
- a CDS encoding holo-ACP synthase produces the protein MIVGIGVDLVDIARFERSIERTPRLIERLFAPSERTLPAHSLAARYAAKEALIKALGGSDGVRWTDIEITREASGRPLFALTGTTARAVAERGITMVHLSLSHDAGLATAYVVAEAAGSNGGGA, from the coding sequence GTGATCGTCGGAATCGGCGTCGACCTCGTCGACATCGCCCGATTCGAGCGGAGCATCGAGCGGACTCCGCGTCTGATCGAACGCCTCTTCGCGCCGTCGGAGCGCACGCTTCCAGCGCACTCGCTCGCGGCGCGGTACGCCGCGAAGGAGGCGCTCATCAAGGCTCTCGGCGGATCGGACGGCGTGCGCTGGACCGACATCGAGATCACGCGCGAGGCATCCGGTCGCCCCCTGTTCGCGCTCACCGGCACGACCGCGAGGGCCGTCGCCGAACGCGGCATCACGATGGTGCACCTCTCGCTGTCGCATGACGCCGGCCTCGCGACCGCGTACGTCGTCGCCGAGGCCGCAGGATCGAACGGAGGCGGCGCGTGA
- the glmS gene encoding glutamine--fructose-6-phosphate transaminase (isomerizing) has product MCGIVGYVGPRPSQDILISGLARLEYRGYDSAGIAIIDGDGSLGMRKRAGKLSALRDELSSSPIADGTTGIGHTRWATHGGPTDANAHPHLADDDKLAVIHNGIVENYSALKDELLAEGYDFRSETDTEVAAVLLGHEYRSNGGDLVEAFRATVNRLEGAFTLLAVHKDHPGLVVGARRNSPLVIGIGEGENFLASDVAAFVEHTRHALAIGQDEIVAITPSGVEVTDFQGNAVEVEPFEVTWDASAAEKGGWSSFMAKEVSEEPEAVANTLRGRIRDGAVAIPELDGLDDLFRGVQRIIVIAAGTAAYAGMVGKYALEQWARVPVDVELAHEFHYRDPVIGPDTLVVSISQSGETMDTLMAVKFARERGAKTLSICNTQGATIPRESDAIVYTHAGPEVAVASTKAFVAQITALYLLALHIGAVRGELSPTEVAHQLLELEAVPEKIQHILDHEQERIEQFAHWMADTRSVLFLGRHAGYPIALEGALKLKEISYIHAEGFAAGELKHGPIALIEPGQPVFVIVPSPREAPVLHSKVVSNIREIHARGARVIAIAEEGDAAVLPISDEVLRIPLADPLFGPILAVVPLHIFAMGLATAKGLDVDQPRNLAKSVTVE; this is encoded by the coding sequence ATGTGTGGAATCGTCGGATACGTCGGCCCTCGCCCGAGCCAGGACATCCTGATCTCCGGTCTCGCCCGACTCGAGTACCGCGGCTATGACTCCGCGGGCATCGCGATCATCGACGGGGACGGCAGCCTCGGCATGCGCAAGCGCGCCGGCAAGCTGAGCGCCCTGCGCGATGAGCTCAGCAGCTCGCCGATCGCCGACGGGACGACCGGCATCGGCCACACGCGCTGGGCGACCCACGGCGGGCCGACCGACGCGAACGCCCACCCCCACCTCGCCGACGACGACAAGCTCGCCGTCATCCACAACGGCATCGTCGAGAACTACTCGGCGCTCAAGGACGAGCTGCTCGCCGAGGGCTACGACTTCCGCAGCGAGACCGACACCGAGGTGGCCGCCGTGCTCCTCGGCCACGAGTACCGCTCGAACGGCGGCGATCTCGTCGAGGCCTTCCGCGCGACGGTGAACCGCCTCGAAGGCGCGTTCACGCTGCTCGCCGTCCACAAGGACCACCCCGGCCTCGTCGTCGGCGCGCGCCGCAACTCGCCGCTCGTGATCGGCATCGGCGAGGGCGAGAACTTCCTCGCATCCGATGTCGCCGCGTTCGTCGAGCACACGCGCCACGCGCTCGCCATCGGCCAGGACGAGATCGTCGCGATCACGCCGTCGGGCGTCGAGGTCACCGACTTCCAGGGCAACGCCGTCGAGGTCGAGCCGTTCGAGGTCACGTGGGACGCGTCGGCCGCCGAGAAGGGCGGCTGGTCCTCGTTCATGGCGAAGGAGGTGTCGGAGGAGCCCGAGGCGGTCGCGAACACGCTGCGCGGCCGCATCCGCGACGGCGCCGTCGCCATCCCCGAGCTCGACGGCCTCGACGACCTGTTCCGCGGCGTGCAGCGCATCATCGTGATCGCCGCCGGCACCGCCGCGTATGCGGGCATGGTCGGAAAGTACGCGCTCGAGCAGTGGGCGCGTGTGCCGGTCGACGTCGAGCTCGCGCATGAGTTCCACTACCGCGACCCGGTGATCGGCCCCGACACGCTCGTCGTCTCGATCAGCCAGTCCGGCGAGACGATGGACACGCTCATGGCCGTCAAGTTCGCCCGCGAGCGCGGCGCCAAGACGCTCTCGATCTGCAACACGCAGGGTGCGACGATCCCGCGCGAGTCCGACGCGATCGTCTACACGCACGCCGGCCCCGAGGTCGCCGTAGCCTCGACGAAGGCGTTCGTCGCGCAGATCACCGCGCTGTACCTGCTCGCGCTGCACATCGGCGCGGTCCGCGGCGAGCTGTCGCCGACCGAGGTCGCGCACCAGCTGCTCGAGCTCGAGGCGGTGCCCGAGAAGATCCAGCACATCCTCGACCACGAGCAGGAGCGCATCGAGCAGTTCGCGCACTGGATGGCCGACACGCGCTCGGTCCTGTTCCTGGGCCGCCACGCCGGGTACCCGATCGCGCTCGAGGGCGCGCTCAAGCTCAAGGAGATCTCGTACATCCACGCCGAGGGCTTCGCGGCGGGCGAGCTCAAGCACGGCCCGATCGCGCTCATCGAGCCCGGTCAGCCCGTGTTCGTGATCGTGCCGTCGCCGCGCGAGGCGCCGGTGCTGCACTCGAAGGTCGTCTCGAACATCCGCGAGATCCACGCGCGCGGCGCCCGGGTCATCGCGATCGCGGAAGAGGGCGACGCGGCGGTGCTCCCCATCTCCGACGAGGTGCTGCGCATCCCGCTCGCGGACCCGCTGTTCGGGCCGATCCTCGCGGTCGTGCCGCTGCACATCTTCGCGATGGGCCTCGCGACGGCGAAGGGCCTCGACGTCGACCAGCCGCGAAACCTCGCGAAGTCGGTCACTGTCGAGTAG
- the tsaB gene encoding tRNA (adenosine(37)-N6)-threonylcarbamoyltransferase complex dimerization subunit type 1 TsaB, with product MILGFDTSLGTAVAVIEPDGIVRSAIESPDPRGHAEVIGTLIARALDEASVAPDAIELVAAGMGPGPFTGLRVGVAAARAFALGRGIRFVPVVSHDAVALALMLDAAVRGEDAGRFAVVTDARRREFAYTVYDGLDDDGLPVRASEPALVPRDDLNALLAELAATRRDAHTVPASMVALAASRAVAAHRVIGPDDALYLRAPDVTPSAGPKPVTTPAERSGAGA from the coding sequence GTGATTCTGGGCTTCGACACCTCGCTCGGCACGGCCGTCGCCGTGATCGAGCCGGACGGCATCGTGCGCTCGGCGATCGAGTCTCCCGACCCACGCGGGCACGCCGAGGTGATCGGCACCCTCATCGCGCGGGCGCTGGATGAGGCATCCGTCGCACCCGACGCGATCGAGCTCGTCGCCGCGGGAATGGGACCCGGACCCTTCACGGGGCTTCGCGTCGGCGTCGCTGCTGCCCGAGCGTTCGCGCTGGGACGCGGCATCCGGTTCGTCCCCGTCGTCAGCCATGACGCCGTCGCGCTCGCGCTCATGCTCGACGCCGCGGTGCGGGGCGAGGACGCCGGACGGTTCGCCGTCGTGACCGACGCGCGGCGGCGCGAGTTCGCGTACACCGTGTACGACGGCCTCGACGACGACGGCCTCCCCGTGCGCGCGAGCGAGCCGGCGCTCGTCCCGCGCGACGACCTCAACGCCCTGCTCGCAGAGCTCGCCGCCACGCGCCGCGACGCGCACACCGTGCCCGCGTCGATGGTGGCGCTCGCCGCGAGCCGCGCCGTCGCCGCCCACCGCGTGATCGGACCCGACGACGCGCTCTACCTGCGGGCACCCGACGTCACGCCGTCGGCGGGCCCGAAGCCGGTGACGACGCCGGCCGAGCGATCCGGAGCGGGCGCATGA